The following nucleotide sequence is from Flavobacterium sp. N1736.
GCAAGACAAAAATACTGGAACTTCATAAGGATGACTATTTTTCGGAAGCAGGAAAGATCCCCAAACAAGTTGGATTTATTATTGAAGGTGTCGTTCGTTTCTGCTATTACAATAACAAAGGACAAGAAATTACCCATCACTTCATTGACGAGAACAATTTTGTTTCAGACCAGCAAAAGTTTGAAGCACAAGTAGTAGCTTCGGAGTACATACAAGCAGTAACCGATTGCAAATTACTTGTTTTTTCAAAGAAAGACTGGGATGAAATCGGGAATACCATTGTTGGCTGGGATGCTATTACAGGGCTGATCGTAAAAAATTGTTTGATAAAAACGATTGAAAGAAGGAGTCCTCTGGTTTCTGAAGATGCAACCACCCGTTATTTATCATTTATTGATAATTTTCCCAATCTTGTCAATCGTATCCCTCTTTCTCATGTCGCTTCTTACTTGGGAATCACCCAACAATCATTAAGCAGGATACGAAAAAATATCCGCTGATATTGCTTTTTACCATATGTTAAATGATTTCTATTTTTATATACCAACCTTTGTATCATTATTTAAATAACAAAAAAATGAGCAAAAAAGTTGTATTAATTACAGGAACAAATAGCGGTTTTGGGTGGCTTACAGCCAATAGTGTTGCAGCATTGGGGCATAAAGTTTATGCTACCATGAGAGATACCAAAGGAAAAAATGCTGATAAAGCAACGGCATTAGAACAGATAGAGAATATAACTGTCCTGGATGTTTCGCTAACCAACGAGACAAGTGTAAAAAATGCATTCGACACTATTATCGCTACAGAAGGCAGAATTGATGTGTTAGTCAATAATGCAGGTATTTCGATGTTTGGTGTGGCTGAAAGTTCAACTACAGAAGATGTACAGAACATGTTTGATGTGAATTTTATCGCCCCTTGGAGATTGATGAAATTGGCGTTACCTTTTATGCGTAAGCAATCAGAAGGTTTAATCATTAATGTTTCGAGCGGATGGGGCAGATTCTCGGCTCCTTTTACAGTGGTGTACGGAGCATCAAAATTTGCTCTCGAAGGTTTAAGCGAAGGTTTACATTATGAAGTGCGACCTTTAGGAGTTGATGTAGCCATTATTCAACCGGGTGCATTCCCTACTGAAATGTCCCAAAAGATCCAGACTGGTTCAGATACATCAGTTGTTGAGGATTATAAAGCCATAGCAGATGTTCCAAATAAATTGTTTGCTGCCATTGGTCAAATATTTGAAACAGAAAAGCCAAATCCGCAGGATGTTGCAGATGCCGTAGTGAAACTGATTAATCTGCCAAAGGGACAAAGACCATTAAGAACCGTTGTTGACCCAAGTACAGGAGAAATTATTGAAACGGCTAACGAAGCTGTAAAAGTTGAATACGAAAAAGTTTTAACAGCTTATGGAATGAAAGAACTTTTAGCGTAAAATAGAATGGTCAGTTTATTTATTAAACAGATTCAATTTTGATTAGAGTCATAAAAAATTGAAGGTACCTTACATCATGAGACATTGCTTTTGATGTGAAGTACCTTCTATTATTTCATCACCTTTACTATTTTGGTCAATTCTTACGACTAAGTGAAACAGACCTTTTAGTACAAAGGCTATTTTTAAATGCTGTAGGTGTAAACCCAGTTTTATTTTTAAAAACCTTACTAAATGATTGCGGGTACTCAAAACCTAAAACATATGCTACCTCGCTTATAGTTAAACCGGAAATGCTTATTAATTCTTTAGCTTTTTCGACCATATTGAAATGAATGTGCTGCAGTGCACTGCTTCCCGTGAGCTCCTTTAATTTTTCACTTAAATGATGAGGCGTTAAATTGAGCTGATCCGCAAGATATTTTACTGTTAGCAACGGACGAAGGTCTTTTGCGTCGTGATTAAAATACTTTTGAATTTCATTCTCAACAGCCGTTAGCAAATCAGAACCCGAAGATTGTTCAGGACTGGACTGATTGTGATAAAATCGATTGATCATTCTAAGAAGCAGTTCAAGCTGCGCCACAATAATAGGTTCGCCAAAGCTATTTTTTCCTAATTGAGTTTCTTTGCCTATATCCGAAACCAGCAAATTAACAGATTCCTCATTCTCCGGCGTAAGTTGCAGAGCCCTATAAACTTCATAAGAGAAAAAATCGAAATCTTTAATTGATTGCACTAAAGAATATTGACGAAACAAATCCGGATGAAATGCCAATGCCCAACCAGCCGAGAAATAATGATCTTCGACCGTTATTAACTGTCCCGGTGCCTGAAATGTTAAAGAACCCGTATTAAAATCAAACGCACGCTGACCGTAACCTAAAGTACCGCCGGCATTTTCTTTATACCAAATGGAGTAGAAATCAAAAACAAGACTACTGGATGAAGCGTGTGCCAAACACTGTCTGTTGGTCAGATCAAACACCGTAATTAAGTCGTGTTTGGGAGCCGGTAAGAAAAATAGGCGATGCAGATCTGCAATTGACCTGGCAACGTAAGGCGCGTTAGTCATCAGAGAATATTTAAATTAAAACAAAATTAATGAAAACTTTGTAAAGTCAATTGACAGGCTTACTTAAAGATTAGGTGTATGCCAGTCTTTAAGTAAGCCTGTCAAATTTACTGATTTAATTAAACTTAAATTGATCTGATTGCTCTTACGTGATCGGCAATAGCACGTGCAGATAATGGCGCATCAGGCGTAAAAATCTCAAAACCATGAGGAGCGCCCGGATGTAAATGAAATTCAATTGGTACTGCCGCTCCGGCTAATTTACGTGCATAATCTAAATTTTCATTTCTAAAATAGTCAAGATCACCTACTGAAATATAGGTTGACGCCAATCCTTCAAAATTATCCAGCACAGCCGGTGAGGTAATTGCAAGGTCATAATCGCTTAACGGATCCGGACCTGTGATTGCCTGCCACAAAGCGCCCAACTCCTGATAGCCAAAAAAAGCGAAAGGTTCTATGTTTTCATCAAGAATAGTAGTACGGTAATCAAGCATCGGATAAATTAGAATCTGTTTTGCGAGTGCTATTTTTCGATCACGTGCAAGTATAGCAGCTCCGGCAGCTAATCCGCCTCCGCCGCTGTCACCCATTATTGCGATTCTGTTAACATCCACATTTAGTTCGCTTGCATTATTTTTGAGCCACAAAATAGAATCATATATCTGCTCTACCTGTGCTTTTCCATAAACTTCCGGCGCAAGACCATATTCAACAGATAAAAAAGGAACTCCTGACCTGTGTACATAATCTGCCACTACGCGATCATAAAGTTCTACCGAGCCAAACATTCGACCGCCGCCATGAACAAATATGACGGCTGAACTTTCTACTGTATCTTTTCCCGCAGAATACCATCTCAGGCGGATATCAGAATCATCAGCAGCTTTCATCTCAAAATCCTGCCTGTGAATATGCGTATGCAAAGGCAAATGAGCGTTCATATTTATATACAACTGGTTTCCTGCCTTTTTTATTTGCTGCAAGTCGCCTTTGGGTTTTTCTACGGGCGCATGGCTGTCCATAAAATTGGTAAATGATTTGCTGATCCCCGGATCAAACTGGTATTTATGCGCATTTGCGAATAAATCTCCTTTTTTTTCGTGTTCCATTTTGATAATAAATTAATGAGATGCAAAGTTGTATCATCAGCATTGTATTTATCGAACTAAAAAGTGGTTTCACGTATCCAAAAGGTGGTTTATCGTTTTTTATATCTCAAGT
It contains:
- a CDS encoding Crp/Fnr family transcriptional regulator, giving the protein MKVFIDYILQFGNLNKQQTDLIISKTKILELHKDDYFSEAGKIPKQVGFIIEGVVRFCYYNNKGQEITHHFIDENNFVSDQQKFEAQVVASEYIQAVTDCKLLVFSKKDWDEIGNTIVGWDAITGLIVKNCLIKTIERRSPLVSEDATTRYLSFIDNFPNLVNRIPLSHVASYLGITQQSLSRIRKNIR
- a CDS encoding SDR family oxidoreductase — protein: MSKKVVLITGTNSGFGWLTANSVAALGHKVYATMRDTKGKNADKATALEQIENITVLDVSLTNETSVKNAFDTIIATEGRIDVLVNNAGISMFGVAESSTTEDVQNMFDVNFIAPWRLMKLALPFMRKQSEGLIINVSSGWGRFSAPFTVVYGASKFALEGLSEGLHYEVRPLGVDVAIIQPGAFPTEMSQKIQTGSDTSVVEDYKAIADVPNKLFAAIGQIFETEKPNPQDVADAVVKLINLPKGQRPLRTVVDPSTGEIIETANEAVKVEYEKVLTAYGMKELLA
- a CDS encoding helix-turn-helix domain-containing protein, whose protein sequence is MTNAPYVARSIADLHRLFFLPAPKHDLITVFDLTNRQCLAHASSSSLVFDFYSIWYKENAGGTLGYGQRAFDFNTGSLTFQAPGQLITVEDHYFSAGWALAFHPDLFRQYSLVQSIKDFDFFSYEVYRALQLTPENEESVNLLVSDIGKETQLGKNSFGEPIIVAQLELLLRMINRFYHNQSSPEQSSGSDLLTAVENEIQKYFNHDAKDLRPLLTVKYLADQLNLTPHHLSEKLKELTGSSALQHIHFNMVEKAKELISISGLTISEVAYVLGFEYPQSFSKVFKNKTGFTPTAFKNSLCTKRSVSLSRKN
- a CDS encoding alpha/beta hydrolase — translated: MEHEKKGDLFANAHKYQFDPGISKSFTNFMDSHAPVEKPKGDLQQIKKAGNQLYINMNAHLPLHTHIHRQDFEMKAADDSDIRLRWYSAGKDTVESSAVIFVHGGGRMFGSVELYDRVVADYVHRSGVPFLSVEYGLAPEVYGKAQVEQIYDSILWLKNNASELNVDVNRIAIMGDSGGGGLAAGAAILARDRKIALAKQILIYPMLDYRTTILDENIEPFAFFGYQELGALWQAITGPDPLSDYDLAITSPAVLDNFEGLASTYISVGDLDYFRNENLDYARKLAGAAVPIEFHLHPGAPHGFEIFTPDAPLSARAIADHVRAIRSI